The DNA region CAGCTGCTTCCAAAGAATGACGGGTTGATAGGGCGTTTGCCCACTGCATTTGGTCTGCCATGAGTTTTGAGCTTCTTTCTCTTTTTGGGCTAGTAGGTTTTGATTTTTGATTTTGGGAAGAATTGCATCCTACAAAAATTAGTGCCAGCCTTTTGTCTCCTCCATCCTAAGAAGCTGGGGTTGTCATTCTCTAATAGATGCATCTAAATATATTGTATGATTGTTCATCTATGGTACTAATTCCACAAAATCTTAAAAAATAAAGATGAATGCATTATAGATGCGGCAGTTTACTGTATTGGTTATAAATCAATAGGTTAAAGTACTAAGTTATGAGCTGAATGGTTAGAATGGATATTACTCAAGCTAAAATCTGCCATTTCTGAAGTTTTTCTATACTAGTATTAACAACACACAACGAGACTAAAGCAATGACCAACATCCAAGAAACAGCAAAGAGCGATATTCAAGAGAAAATCCAAGAAGAAGTAGAGCAAGCGCGTACTGTCTGTGACGTTAACGGTAGCAACTCACCAGAGTGTGCTGCTGCTTGGGATGCAGTAGAAGAATTGCAAGCCGAAGCTTCCCACAAGCGCCAAAACAAGCCAAAAAACTCTTTAGAACAGTATTGTGATGACAACCCAGATGCAATTGAATGCCGAGTTTACGACGACTAAAAATTTAGACAAGTGAATTTTTTGTTCGTTTGGTAAATAAGCAATCAAAATTTACTATACTCAAATCTTGCACATCTCACCTCACTCTTGCCTAAAATCTTACTCCCCTCTTTCATCATTTGCCCCAATCGGTAAATATTTGGTGAAATATTTGGAATTACAGATGTATAAGGGTTAAAATTTGAGGTTTTTTTATCTTAAAAGGAAACTTTTACACCCAAAAAATTGGGATTTTTTCCGAGAGTGTCGAGTATATAGTGGGTGGGTGGGTTTTAGAACTCTTCCTGACGCTACTTGCAAATAGGTGCAAAATCTGAGATGAGGGTCTTTAGTTGCTTGTTTTTCACCAAATAGAGAGATTGAGGAAAGTGAATTAAACAATTTACTATTTAATACCTTTTCCAAAAATCTTTGCAACAAATGAATTGACTGTAGGGGCGTACATCTGTATGCCCCTACAAACGTATTTATAGTATAAATTCCGTGAAATGGTATAAGTTGGGTAGCCACTTGCTTGCACAAAGAAGTTAGAGTGCAGTCTTGAGGCTAGACTTTGTGCTTTGATTAAACTGTTATGTAATTATAGATGGACTAATAGCTAGCTAATAGCTTACAGTTTGTCAGTTATGGATTTTGTTCTTGGTTAAAAATGTTTTATTTATCCTTTGAAAAAAACTATGGACTATAACGTTTGGTTTCGCCCTTTCGTCTGGATGGATTACCGACTAGCAGTATTATTCCTGGTAGTTATTCCGCTAATTCTTCTAATTTGGGCATTTGTGCAAAAAGCGGAAGCCATACAACGCTTATTGGCTATATACTGGCGAGTATCAAGCCTGGTAGCAATCACGATTTACTTAATGATTGCCCAGTATCCAGTTAGCTTTATCTCTGGGTTGATAGCTCAGATATTGATCCCGATTTCGCTGTGGTTCTGGGTGGATATTAACGATGAAATTGAGTATCAAACCACTGGCGCTTTAAAATTTATTTTTACTTCTTGGCGCTGGGCTACAACTGTTTATTGTATTTTGGGTACACTAGCCTTTATCCCTTTTTTAGGTTGTGCTTTTTCTAGTAGTGCGCTGAAGACTTCCTATTGTCGCGTTTGGTTTGAGGCTCCGTTGCTATTCAAAGAATATTTTCATGCTAATAGCAAGGCTGAGTTTTTAGGTTTTCTCGGCATAACTAGTTTAGTAATTTATGTGCTTTATTTAAGCTACTTTGTTCTGATTAAGCTGGGCAAGCAGGGACGCTCGGCCACACCACAGTAAGCATCGTTGCACCACCATACTCCTACTCTTAAAAAAATGGATTCCATTGGCAAGCGACTGGAACAATACACTGCTAAACGCCCCCAAGAAGTTCTACTTGTAACGGTGGAAATTGCTGATGAAGAAGATACAATTGCTATTTTCAAAGGCTTTTCCAGTTCTTTAATGCGTCCAACGGCATTTGATGCAGATGTACCAGTTCTACCAGATGGGGCAAACATCCTCAATATTGATCGAGTCGCCAGTCCTTACAATCCTGAAGCACCGCGTTATATTCAACAAGGAATTTCTTGGGAAGCTATGGAAGCTCTATTATCAGAAGTGGGAGTTTAATTAATTCCTAATTCGTAATTCGTAACATAGAGCAGTATGGCGATCGCAGTTAAGACAGACTGGTTACACTGTTAGCTTTATTGGATGGGCTTAGATGCAACAGTCACAGGATGCGAACACGCCAAAACAATTCAGTCGAGAACAACGTTGGGAAATTGTACAAACCTTGCTACAACGTAGCAACCTGAGCAGCGAGGCAAAACAGGCATTTCGCCAAGCTTATCCCAATGCACCAGAGGAGATGCTGAAAACTGCTGTTTTTCACACTTACGTTGATGGAATTGAAGCAGCAATAGACTGGTTAGTTGATTTAGAGTTATTTCTACATGAACCTAGTCATCAACTAGATGTCGCTGTTACGTATCACCTGCTCTATCACCTCTACAATTGGTATCAGTTTAATGCATTGCTGCCAGATGGAAAAGCAGGAGTGTTGGAACGTCTCAAAGAGATTAAGGAGTTGGCTTCAGATAGAGATATAGAGGCAATTCTTGCAACAGTTGAGGAGCTAGAATCGATGTTTGAAGGTGGTCGTAACTATTATCTTGATTAATTTATGGAATTGGAAGGCGTTTATGACACTATCGATTATTGCCGAACCTGCTCCTCTAAAATTGAATGAACATGGTGTAGTTCTCGTCGGTAAAACCCGCGTCACATTGGACACTGTGGTTGCTGTCTTTAAGCAAGGCACGACAGCAGAGGAAATTGTTTATCGCTATCCGTCGCTCAATTTGGCTGACATTTACGCTACGATTGCCTTCTATCTCAATCATCAACCTGAAGTAGAAGCCTACTTGCAACAGCGACAGCAGCAATCATTAGAGATTCGGGCAATAAATCAAGGGAATTTTGACCCACAAGGCTTACGCGATCGCTTGCTTGCCCGCAAAGCAGCACAGGAAGCATGTTAAAATTCCTTGCGGATGAAAATTTCGATAATACGGTTGTTAGAGGATTGTT from Nostoc commune NIES-4072 includes:
- a CDS encoding Calvin cycle protein CP12, producing the protein MTNIQETAKSDIQEKIQEEVEQARTVCDVNGSNSPECAAAWDAVEELQAEASHKRQNKPKNSLEQYCDDNPDAIECRVYDD
- a CDS encoding DUF3177 family protein, whose amino-acid sequence is MDYNVWFRPFVWMDYRLAVLFLVVIPLILLIWAFVQKAEAIQRLLAIYWRVSSLVAITIYLMIAQYPVSFISGLIAQILIPISLWFWVDINDEIEYQTTGALKFIFTSWRWATTVYCILGTLAFIPFLGCAFSSSALKTSYCRVWFEAPLLFKEYFHANSKAEFLGFLGITSLVIYVLYLSYFVLIKLGKQGRSATPQ
- a CDS encoding DUF7734 family protein codes for the protein MDSIGKRLEQYTAKRPQEVLLVTVEIADEEDTIAIFKGFSSSLMRPTAFDADVPVLPDGANILNIDRVASPYNPEAPRYIQQGISWEAMEALLSEVGV
- a CDS encoding DUF433 domain-containing protein: MTLSIIAEPAPLKLNEHGVVLVGKTRVTLDTVVAVFKQGTTAEEIVYRYPSLNLADIYATIAFYLNHQPEVEAYLQQRQQQSLEIRAINQGNFDPQGLRDRLLARKAAQEAC